One genomic window of Elaeis guineensis isolate ETL-2024a chromosome 2, EG11, whole genome shotgun sequence includes the following:
- the LOC105053265 gene encoding BEL1-like homeodomain protein 7 translates to MASFYSSSTNQMDVMPTFYTRDPGHGSYPESSTTSHMMYPQYSSSVPYSGKLTGNNQSQQNCIDPPVPASMISQDSSTGGADFASHLGERPYNALRDGRNEVLFMQTIGRSLNEGSDLVHGSVADDPHMSLHTPLGILNGHNLSLQQSNISTAQRQALSLSLSTQIPVPSFQFQPSNSDISILSSHQSNLGDGRAFRDDIYRNKLMHSNASPYDISSITSTIPNSRYLKAAQQLLDEVVNVQKALNQKTGKTQSLDNSAGATDTKNNNAVSKADGMSLNPQGSNDQSPTELLPSERQDLQNKMTKLLAMLDEVDRRYKQYYHQMQIVVSSFDGVAGCGSAKPYTALALKTISRQFRCLRDAINCQIQATKKNLGEKDSSNSKGGGISRLKYIDQQLRQQRAMQQLGMVQHNAWRPQRGLPETSVSVLRAWLFEHFLHPYPKDSEKLMLARQTGLTRSQISNWFINARVRLWKPMIEEMYREEIGEAEMDSNSSLENIPKSKDETGSSEERERSKSPATERCHTSQLNESSKSNISDMDVGGTAAGFPNEANADDTFMNLMLKDRRHDGGDCGLLHDAIAQKSDGGRRLVAYPMAELGRYGHGGVSLTLGLQHCDGGLPVSNSQQSFPGVRGQDVYTAAPPLEADAADYDCINLMDQRHRFGPSPLLHDFVA, encoded by the exons ATGGCTAGTTTCTATTCCAGCTCTACCAACCAAATGGATGTTATGCCAACCTTTTATACAAGGGATCCGGGACATGGATCATATCCTGAGTCATCAACTACAAGCCACATGATGTATCCACAGTATTCGTCTTCTGTTCCATATTCAGGCAAACTGACAGGCAATAACCAATCCCAACAAAACTGCATTGACCCTCCTGTTCCTGCCTCTATGATATCACAAGACTCATCTACAGGGGGGGCTGACTTTGCATCACATCTTGGTGAACGTCCTTACAATGCTTTGAGGGATGGAAGGAATGAGGTGTTGTTCATGCAAACAATTGGCAGGTCGCTGAATGAAGGCAGTGATCTGGTTCACGGTTCGGTTGCTGATGATCCCCATATGAGTCTTCATACTCCATTGGGCATTTTAAATGGCCATAACTTGTCTTTGCAGCAGTCAAACATTTCGACGGCACAACGCCAGGCGTTATCTCTCAGCCTCAGCACACAGATTCCAGTTCCTTCATTTCAGTTCCAGCCTTCAAACTCAGACATCTCGATTTTAAGTTCTCATCAGTCAAATTTGGGAGATGGCAGGGCATTTAGAGATGATATCTATAGAAACAAACTTATGCATTCAAATGCCTCTCCATATGACATCTCAAGTATCACAAGCACAATTCCAAATTCCAGATATCTCAAGGCAGCACAGCAGTTGCTTGATGAAGTTGTTAATGTGCAGAAGGCTTTGAATCAGAAAACAGGCAAAACTCAAAGTTTGGATAATTCTGCCGGTGCTACGGATACCAAAAATAACAATGCAGTATCAAAGGCTGATGGGATGTCTTTGAATCCTCAAGGGTCCAATGATCAATCGCCTACGGAACTCTTGCCTTCTGAGAGGCAGGACCTGCAGAACAAGATGACAAAGCTTCTGGCAATGTTGGATGAG GTTGATAGGAGATATAAACAGTATTACCATCAGATGCAAATAGTAGTGTCATCTTTTGATGGAGTAGCAGGGTGTGGATCTGCCAAACCATACACTGCACTTGCCCTTAAAACAATTTCTAGACAGTTTCGCTGTCTGAGGGATGCTATTAATTGTCAGATTCAAGCCACCAAAAAGAACCTTGGAGAGAAAGATAGTTCAAATAGTAAGGGTGGTGGAATATCTCGCTTGAAATACATAGACCAGCAACTGAGGCAACAGAGGGCAATGCAGCAGCTTGGCATGGTTCAGCACAATGCTTGGAGACCACAGAGGGGGCTACCAGAAACCTCTGTTTCAGTGCTACGCGCTTGGTTGTTTGAGCACTTCCTTCATCC CTACCCAAAGGATTCTGAGAAGTTAATGCTAGCAAGACAGACAGGCTTAACGCGGAGCCAG ATCTCAAACTGGTTCATAAATGCTCGTGTTCGCCTGTGGAAACCGATGATTGAGGAGATGTATAGAGAGGAGATTGGTGAAGCCGAGATGGACTCAAACTCGTCGTTGGAGAATATACCCAAAAGTAAAGATGAGACTGGATCCTCTGAGGAGAGGGAACGCTCAAAAAGTCCTGCAACTGAAAGATGCCACACGAGCCAGCTCAATGAATCCTCTAAATCCAACATCTCCGACATGGATGTGGGCGGCACAGCTGCTGGGTTTCCGAACGAGGCAAATGCCGATGACACATTCATGAACCTCATGTTGAAGGACCGGCGACACGACGGAGGGGACTGCGGCCTCCTCCACGATGCTATTGCCCAAAAGTCCGACGGAGGCAGGAGGCTTGTGGCTTATCCGATGGCCGAGTTGGGGAGGTACGGGCATGGTGGGGTGTCTCTCACATTGGGTCTGCAGCACTGCGATGGCGGTCTTCCTGTATCAAACAGTCAGCAGAGCTTCCCAGGGGTGAGAGGGCAGGATGTATACACTGCTGCTCCTCCCCTTGAGGCTGATGCTGCGGATTATGACTGTATAAATCTGATGGACCAGCGCCACAGGTTCGGGCCATCACCTCTGCTGCATGATTTTGTGGCTTGA
- the LOC105053249 gene encoding BEL1-like homeodomain protein 3, with protein sequence MVSQELANRSASSVLRRCITSDMDDHHRIHCGDLGSALYYDGKDQNDLIQPGMPSDFQSPGDQFFRLTDMLHNQRSEDSELGRRHLMNCQAEKGNSFHGLIYGHQNRLSLTLGSRPISDVLCPNQYKQTYANSISSNYTTARENSEDLHPQSARHARDDCMFCDCEKTSSGNTSNPADCMSCLTNAFQNSSYLKPAQELLNEVVCVSNAVELSSNKQWRKHMTSGMTDWISARSFQAREGMNNLEANTRWTNHCSSEKKHDAQARITKLAALLDELESRYEQYFSRMDQVVSSFEVVAGTGAAASYTALTIQAMSRHFSNLRDAIVTQIHASRESQFEDIPISQHKFSEENTGQKGETLRHLGMIQIRQVWRPLRGLPENSVAVLRSWLFEHFLHPYPTDNEKIMLASKTGLTRNQISNWFINARVRLWKPMIEEMYREEFAEDSGSSNPSS encoded by the exons ATGGTCTCACAAGAGCTTGCAAATCGGTCGGCCTCCAGTGTTTTACGCCGATGCATTACCTCAGATATGGATGATCACCATCGAATTCATTGCGGAGATCTTGGCAGCGCATTATATTACGATGGAAAGGACCAGAATGACTTGATTCAACCGGGCATGCCATCTGACTTCCAGTCACCTGGGGACCAATTTTTCCGGTTGACCGATATGCTTCATAATCAAAGATCAGAGGATTCTGAGTTAGGCCGGAGGCATTTGATGAATTGTCAAGctgagaaagggaacagtttccaTGGTTTGATTTATGGCCATCAGAATAGATTATCACTAACTCTTGGTTCTCGCCCCATCTCTGATGTGCTGTGTCCGAACCAGTATAAGCAGACATATGCAAATAGTATATCTTCAAACTATACAACTGCTAGAGAAAATTCAGAAGACCTTCATCCCCAAAGTGCTAGACATGCAAGGGATGACTGCATGTTCTGTGACTGTGAAAAGACTAGTAGCGGTAATACCTCAAATCCTGCTGATTGTATGTCATGCTTGACCAATGCTTTTCAAAATTCTTCGTACCTGAAGCCAGCTCAAGAGTTGCTTAATGAAGTTGTGTGCGTAAGCAACGCAGTGGAGCTAAGTTCAAATAAGCAATGGAGGAAACATATGACATCTGGAATGACTGATTGGATTAGTGCCCGATCTTTTCAAGCACGAGAAGGGATGAACAATCTTGAAGCAAACACAAGATGGACAAATCACTGCTCATCAGAGAAGAAACATGATGCTCAAGCCAGGATCACCAAGCTTGCTGCTCTGTTGGATGAG CTCGAGAGTCGATATGAGCAGTATTTCAGTCGAATGGACCAAGTGGTGTCATCATTTGAGGTCGTAGCAGGCACAGGAGCTGCTGCATCCTACACTGCCCTCACAATCCAAGCAATGTCTCGCCACTTCTCCAACCTCAGGGATGCGATAGTCACTCAAATACATGCTTCAAGGGAATCTCAGTTTGAAGACATACCAATTTCTCAACATAAATTTTCCGAGGAAAACACTGGACAAAAGGGAGAGACTCTACGGCACCTAGGAATGATCCAAATCCGACAAGTTTGGAGACCACTAAGAGGATTACCAGAAAATTCAGTTGCAGTCCTTCGATCTTGGCTTTTTGAACATTTTCTTCACCC CTATCCAACCGACAATGAGAAGATTATGCTGGCTTCGAAGACAGGCTTAACCAGAAACCAA ATTTCAAACTGGTTCATAAATGCTCGTGTCCGTCTGTGGAAGCCAATGATTGAAGAGATGTACAGAGAGGAGTTTGCAGAGGATTCTGGGAGTTCAAACCCATCTTCTTAA